The proteins below are encoded in one region of Planctomycetaceae bacterium:
- a CDS encoding AAA family ATPase — protein sequence MRTIAVMNQKGGVGKTTTSVNLAAALARRGSKVCVIDLDPQGHASFHLGLEPTGDTLTVYEVFSEQATIDDARQLVAENLSIVPSTIDLAAVEVELANVQGREFVLRNAMRHWKEQQRFDYVIMDCPPSLGVLTINALSAVSEVLIPLQPHFFALQGLSKLFETTALVTRRLNRELRVTGVALCLYESGTRLAADVTEDLKMFLTSSDPETPWANAQIFRSRVRRNIKLAEAPSFGQSIFDYAPKCSGAQDYGALADEVLAMVASHPKPAAVQRQQEAA from the coding sequence TTGCAGTGATGAATCAGAAGGGCGGCGTGGGCAAGACCACCACCAGTGTGAATCTTGCGGCCGCGCTGGCTCGCCGCGGGTCGAAGGTCTGTGTGATCGACCTGGATCCTCAGGGGCACGCGTCGTTTCACCTCGGACTGGAACCAACCGGCGATACTCTGACGGTGTACGAAGTGTTTTCGGAACAGGCGACGATCGACGACGCTCGCCAGTTGGTTGCCGAGAACCTGTCCATTGTTCCGTCAACCATCGATCTGGCGGCGGTTGAAGTGGAACTGGCCAACGTGCAGGGACGCGAATTCGTCCTTCGAAACGCAATGCGGCACTGGAAGGAACAGCAGAGATTCGATTACGTGATCATGGACTGCCCGCCGTCGCTGGGAGTATTGACGATCAATGCACTGTCGGCGGTCAGTGAGGTTCTGATACCGCTGCAGCCTCACTTCTTTGCGCTGCAGGGTTTGTCAAAGCTGTTTGAAACGACGGCGCTGGTGACGCGACGACTGAACCGCGAACTTCGTGTCACGGGAGTCGCGCTGTGTCTCTACGAATCGGGAACGCGGCTGGCGGCTGACGTCACCGAAGACCTGAAGATGTTTCTTACATCCAGCGATCCGGAAACTCCGTGGGCGAACGCTCAGATCTTTCGCAGTCGCGTCCGCCGCAACATCAAGCTTGCGGAAGCTCCCAGTTTCGGGCAGTCGATCTTCGACTATGCCCCCAAATGCTCCGGAGCCCAGGATTACGGTGCGTTGGCAGACGAAGTGCTGGCGATGGTCGCAAGCCATCCGAAGCCCGCCGCTGTTCAACGGCAACAGGAAGCGGCATAA
- a CDS encoding DUF1080 domain-containing protein: MPALRIRFTSISIVLAIAALTTASLADDPAKSPAAKSSEESPKADKDGWKPLFNGKDLTDWKSTNFGGEGEVYVENGDVVITPGVDLSGITSTRRDIPKSNYEIEFEAQRAEGNDFFAGLTFPVKDEFCSLILGGWGGGVCGLSSLDRLDASENDTTSYRSFTRGQWYKVRLKVTDDRIDAWIDDMQIVDVELKNYSRISVRFEVERSQPLGFATYQTTARIRNARMRVLPKDEPTPQPSEK, encoded by the coding sequence GTGCCCGCACTTCGAATCCGATTCACTTCGATCTCAATCGTACTTGCCATCGCTGCTCTGACAACCGCATCGCTGGCCGACGACCCGGCGAAATCACCGGCAGCGAAGTCATCCGAAGAATCCCCGAAGGCTGACAAAGACGGCTGGAAGCCTTTGTTCAACGGCAAGGACCTGACCGACTGGAAGTCGACGAACTTCGGTGGCGAAGGCGAAGTCTACGTCGAAAACGGTGACGTTGTGATTACTCCGGGAGTCGACCTGTCGGGAATCACGAGTACGCGCAGGGATATTCCGAAGTCCAACTACGAAATCGAATTTGAGGCTCAGCGGGCCGAAGGCAACGATTTTTTTGCCGGCCTGACGTTTCCCGTCAAGGACGAGTTCTGTTCGCTGATTCTTGGCGGCTGGGGCGGCGGTGTCTGCGGGCTTTCGAGTCTTGATCGCCTTGACGCGTCCGAAAACGACACGACCAGCTACCGTTCGTTTACGCGAGGCCAGTGGTACAAAGTTCGACTGAAGGTCACCGACGATCGCATCGACGCATGGATCGATGACATGCAGATCGTGGATGTTGAGCTGAAGAACTACAGCAGGATCAGCGTCCGATTCGAAGTCGAACGCAGCCAGCCGCTGGGATTCGCAACGTATCAGACAACCGCGCGGATTCGGAATGCCAGGATGCGAGTCCTGCCGAAGGACGAACCGACGCCGCAGCCTTCGGAGAAATAA
- a CDS encoding c-type cytochrome, translating to MPLNLIRNSAFLLVMASVSCSSALADRVSSNSLLCISHDDSLIACSNRDSRSVSIFTRRDLKRTFEVEVGLHPEGTTFIGGTHLVACCVYGDDRIVVIDADSGKIVHRIDVFDEPYGIVTSGDGGHLFATLEYPGQVIRIDTKSWQVDGEWNVGRMLRGIAVASDQKSLFVTEYLTAHLLQISAEDGSLLRRWDASETENICRQVTLHPTLPKAYLPHIRSKVTAAHGNGSIFPYVTAVTLTQDENSRRMRIPMDSFRGARVVANPWEVELSPDGSRAYVIFGATNDMFVAGVVDDDYTEIKYQSAVSLGSNPRAVRASADGKSFYVYNALDFELVEFDATTLKPARTVSVTDHPLPEPLRTGKALFYTALQPMSGRQWIACSSCHIDGDADGRTWQQPEGLRQTQPLTGLAWTHPLHWSADRDEVQDFEHTIQGKLMQGRGFVRDALPGALDEPIAGRSELLDAIAVYTNSHEFTLSPHSKHGLSDAAKRGRDIFLSETTKCATCHSGPFYSDSRIGKPKDFVLHDVGTGNDDASELMGPKYETPTLLGIYRSAPYLHHGRAATLKDVLTTENSEDKHGVTSQLDDQQIDDLVEFLKALPYEDPVPAAKAAGLPKVTGL from the coding sequence ATGCCTTTGAATCTCATTCGAAACAGCGCCTTCCTGCTGGTGATGGCTTCCGTATCCTGCAGTTCGGCGTTAGCGGACCGCGTTTCCTCCAACAGTCTGCTGTGCATCAGTCACGATGATTCGCTGATCGCATGCTCCAACCGTGACAGCCGCAGTGTTTCAATCTTCACGAGACGCGATCTGAAACGCACGTTTGAAGTGGAAGTCGGACTGCACCCGGAAGGCACGACGTTTATCGGCGGCACACATCTGGTCGCGTGCTGCGTCTACGGCGACGACCGGATTGTTGTGATTGACGCGGATTCCGGAAAAATCGTGCATCGCATCGACGTGTTTGACGAACCGTACGGCATCGTAACGTCCGGTGACGGCGGGCATCTGTTTGCGACGCTGGAATATCCCGGCCAGGTGATCCGGATCGACACAAAGTCGTGGCAGGTCGACGGCGAATGGAACGTTGGCCGGATGCTGCGAGGAATCGCGGTGGCTTCTGACCAGAAGAGCCTGTTCGTCACCGAATACCTGACGGCACACCTGCTGCAGATTTCCGCCGAAGACGGTTCACTGCTGCGTCGCTGGGACGCCAGTGAGACCGAAAACATCTGCCGGCAGGTGACTTTGCATCCCACGCTGCCGAAAGCCTATCTGCCGCACATTCGATCGAAAGTCACGGCCGCTCACGGCAACGGATCGATCTTTCCGTATGTCACCGCCGTTACTTTGACGCAGGACGAAAATTCGCGACGGATGCGAATTCCCATGGACAGCTTTCGAGGAGCCCGGGTGGTGGCGAATCCCTGGGAAGTCGAATTGTCTCCCGACGGCAGTAGAGCCTACGTCATCTTCGGCGCGACGAATGACATGTTTGTCGCCGGCGTGGTCGATGACGACTACACAGAGATCAAGTACCAGTCAGCCGTATCGCTGGGAAGCAATCCGCGAGCGGTCCGGGCGTCGGCCGACGGAAAGTCGTTCTACGTTTACAACGCTCTGGATTTTGAACTTGTGGAATTCGACGCCACGACGCTGAAACCGGCTCGCACAGTCAGCGTCACTGACCATCCGCTGCCGGAACCGCTGCGAACCGGCAAGGCTCTGTTCTACACCGCGCTGCAGCCGATGTCGGGCCGACAGTGGATTGCGTGTTCGAGTTGCCATATCGACGGTGACGCCGACGGCCGCACATGGCAGCAGCCCGAAGGACTCCGGCAGACTCAGCCGCTGACAGGTCTGGCGTGGACGCATCCACTGCACTGGTCGGCCGATCGTGACGAAGTTCAGGACTTCGAACATACGATCCAGGGCAAGCTCATGCAGGGGCGCGGCTTCGTTCGCGACGCACTGCCGGGCGCGCTGGACGAACCGATCGCCGGTCGCAGCGAACTTCTCGACGCGATCGCCGTCTACACGAACTCTCACGAATTCACGCTCAGTCCGCATTCAAAGCATGGTTTGTCAGACGCCGCCAAACGCGGCCGAGACATCTTTCTGTCCGAAACCACGAAATGCGCGACCTGCCATTCCGGGCCGTTCTACTCGGATTCACGGATTGGCAAACCCAAAGATTTCGTACTGCACGATGTCGGCACGGGTAACGACGATGCGTCCGAACTGATGGGACCGAAATACGAGACTCCGACACTGCTGGGCATCTATCGCTCAGCGCCGTATCTGCACCACGGCAGGGCGGCAACTCTGAAGGATGTCCTGACGACGGAGAACTCTGAAGACAAGCACGGCGTCACCAGTCAGCTTGACGATCAGCAGATTGACGATCTTGTGGAGTTCCTGAAGGCTCTGCCCTACGAAGATCCGGTCCCCGCCGCCAAAGCCGCCGGTCTGCCGAAAGTCACCGGCCTATAA
- the dnaX gene encoding DNA polymerase III subunit gamma/tau: MSTGSHYTVLARRFRPQAFDDVVGQEHVSKALRNAIRAGRVAHAYLFTGARGVGKTSTARILAKALNCPNAKDGVPCNNCEICDGVSAGNDVDVMEIDGASNTGVDNIRSLRANVGVRSMRAEFKIYIIDEVHMLSTAAFNALLKTLEEPPPNVKFVFCTTEPQKVPDTILSRCQRFDFSAINDQSIADRLKEIATAEGFDVADEAVELVARRARGSMRDSQSLFDQLLAFSEGSVTAEDVHRMLGTASDDLLISLFAAVVEHRPGEVLTLLESALNAGVQAGELLDQCIGYVRDLMVLLSGGVHVPLCSVASARRDELQTHGNAMSMPNVLAAFQILSEAKSRMFRSTFSRVVLEMAMVQLTLLENLSALSSLLSGELPGIPAAVAGTVADSGSNSPEKKTPEFAGQAAEPADGTRSPSPKIEFCQQNVNQILTELIAESGLQLGGALKEAAASISLPNRLELSIGSSYSSRRRILEQPETRTTIVSLVERLTGIEPVVSIVVVDDRTDAASPSSEPAPVKTAERIAEPSASKSGRPAVARTKSSPVRRRDDIDPEKDAFVQQVVDVFGATVVQVVDAPARSGTAAEADD, translated from the coding sequence GTGAGTACCGGTTCTCATTACACTGTTCTGGCTCGTCGTTTTCGTCCGCAGGCATTTGACGATGTTGTCGGTCAGGAGCACGTTTCGAAAGCGCTGCGGAACGCCATTCGGGCGGGCCGGGTGGCTCACGCGTATCTGTTCACCGGCGCTCGTGGCGTGGGAAAGACGTCGACCGCGCGGATTCTTGCCAAGGCACTGAATTGTCCAAACGCGAAGGACGGAGTGCCGTGCAACAACTGCGAAATCTGCGACGGCGTGTCAGCCGGCAACGATGTGGACGTGATGGAGATCGACGGAGCCTCCAACACGGGCGTCGACAACATTCGTTCGCTGCGCGCCAACGTGGGTGTGCGGTCCATGCGGGCGGAGTTCAAGATCTACATCATCGACGAAGTTCACATGCTGTCGACGGCTGCGTTCAATGCGCTGCTGAAGACGCTGGAAGAACCGCCGCCGAACGTGAAGTTTGTGTTCTGCACGACGGAGCCGCAGAAGGTACCGGACACCATCCTGTCGCGGTGCCAGAGATTTGACTTCAGCGCGATCAATGACCAGTCCATCGCCGACCGCCTGAAGGAAATCGCGACGGCCGAAGGCTTCGACGTGGCTGACGAAGCGGTCGAACTGGTGGCTCGCCGCGCGCGAGGTTCGATGCGGGACAGTCAGTCGTTGTTCGACCAGTTGCTTGCGTTCAGCGAAGGCTCCGTGACCGCAGAAGACGTGCATCGAATGCTGGGGACGGCCAGCGATGACCTGTTGATTTCGCTGTTCGCGGCGGTCGTGGAACACCGGCCGGGAGAAGTGCTGACTCTGTTGGAATCCGCGCTTAACGCGGGCGTCCAGGCCGGCGAACTGCTCGATCAGTGCATCGGCTATGTGCGTGATCTGATGGTGCTGCTCAGCGGGGGAGTTCACGTGCCGCTGTGCAGCGTCGCGTCCGCTCGCCGCGACGAACTGCAGACTCACGGCAACGCGATGTCGATGCCGAACGTGCTGGCGGCGTTTCAGATTTTGTCCGAAGCCAAGTCCCGCATGTTTCGCAGCACATTTTCCAGAGTCGTTCTGGAAATGGCGATGGTGCAACTGACGCTGCTGGAGAATCTCTCGGCGCTCAGCAGCCTGCTGTCCGGCGAACTGCCCGGTATTCCCGCAGCGGTCGCCGGCACAGTTGCGGATTCCGGTTCGAATTCCCCGGAAAAAAAAACTCCTGAGTTTGCCGGACAAGCAGCGGAACCTGCCGACGGCACGCGGTCTCCGTCGCCGAAAATCGAATTCTGTCAGCAGAACGTGAATCAGATTCTGACGGAACTGATTGCGGAATCCGGTCTTCAGCTCGGCGGCGCGCTGAAGGAAGCCGCCGCTTCGATTTCGCTGCCGAATCGTCTGGAGCTGTCGATCGGCTCCTCCTATAGTTCCCGCCGAAGAATTCTGGAACAACCGGAAACGCGGACAACGATCGTTTCGCTTGTGGAACGGCTGACCGGAATCGAGCCGGTTGTCAGCATTGTGGTTGTTGACGATCGAACGGACGCGGCATCGCCTTCGTCCGAACCAGCGCCGGTTAAGACAGCGGAACGAATTGCGGAACCGTCAGCCTCAAAGTCGGGAAGACCAGCGGTCGCTCGAACAAAATCGTCGCCGGTGCGACGCAGAGACGACATTGATCCGGAAAAGGATGCTTTCGTGCAGCAGGTGGTTGATGTTTTTGGAGCGACAGTTGTGCAGGTGGTGGATGCTCCGGCACGCTCCGGCACGGCTGCGGAGGCCGATGACTGA
- a CDS encoding YbaB/EbfC family nucleoid-associated protein — translation MLKGLGNLASIMKNAQEMQSRMKEAREKIGELRVEGIAGGGMVRVQASGEMTILNVQIDSSLLETQDGEMIEELVVAATNQALQKAKDAAAQAMTDVAGGMDIPGLGDALSKLGLGGP, via the coding sequence GTGCTGAAGGGACTTGGAAACCTGGCGTCGATCATGAAGAACGCGCAGGAAATGCAGAGCCGAATGAAGGAGGCACGGGAGAAGATCGGTGAGCTTCGTGTCGAAGGGATCGCCGGCGGAGGCATGGTCAGAGTTCAGGCCAGCGGCGAAATGACGATTCTGAACGTCCAGATCGATTCGTCGCTGCTGGAAACTCAGGACGGCGAGATGATTGAGGAACTTGTCGTGGCCGCCACCAATCAGGCGCTGCAGAAGGCGAAGGACGCCGCGGCTCAGGCCATGACGGACGTCGCCGGAGGCATGGATATTCCGGGGCTGGGCGACGCCCTGTCGAAACTCGGACTGGGCGGACCGTAG
- the recR gene encoding recombination mediator RecR — MKSDFSTDHPYGASVGKLIDEFGRLPGIGKKTAERLANHVLSCPREEAYALADAIRAVKTSVRRCSVCFNLTESEVCAICSDPRRDRHVICVVEQPRDVVALESSGAYQGLYHVLGGRIAPLEGIGPEDLTIHQLVKRIRKDGVTELVMATNPTLEGDGTALFITNLLQNDNVKVTRLARGIASGSVLEFANREMLADALRGRQSF, encoded by the coding sequence ATGAAATCCGATTTCTCGACAGACCATCCCTACGGTGCCAGCGTCGGCAAACTGATCGACGAATTCGGCCGCCTTCCCGGCATCGGAAAGAAGACGGCGGAGCGGCTTGCCAATCATGTCCTGTCGTGCCCTCGGGAAGAAGCGTATGCGCTGGCGGACGCCATTCGTGCCGTGAAAACTTCCGTCCGGCGGTGTTCGGTCTGTTTCAATCTGACGGAATCTGAGGTCTGCGCGATCTGCTCCGACCCGCGCCGTGATCGTCATGTCATCTGCGTTGTAGAGCAGCCGCGTGACGTTGTCGCTCTGGAATCCAGCGGCGCCTATCAGGGGCTGTATCACGTGCTCGGCGGCAGGATTGCGCCGCTGGAAGGCATCGGTCCGGAGGACCTGACGATTCACCAGCTTGTGAAGCGCATTCGCAAAGATGGAGTCACCGAACTGGTGATGGCCACGAATCCCACGCTGGAGGGCGACGGGACGGCGTTGTTCATCACGAATCTGCTGCAGAATGACAACGTCAAAGTCACGCGACTGGCTCGGGGCATCGCATCCGGCAGTGTTCTGGAGTTCGCAAACCGCGAAATGCTGGCTGACGCTCTGCGGGGACGACAGTCCTTCTGA
- the rpoN gene encoding RNA polymerase factor sigma-54 yields the protein MHLNISQQMKMSQQMKLAPRMIQSMEILQLNMMALNERIEQELVENVTLEVVNKDRDAPVDEADRVLTPDDPREARELKKDVEERELVAGNDTNNESDFERLLEISSEWPEDNVGFGGSKPSSNQIGDDADRQHDAMANMTARPQSLHEYLLEQFTFFSIDDTKRQFGEYLIQHLDHNGRLQSLLPEIAQQFNRVYDAAITHEQAEDVLSMIQHLDPPGVGARDHKEMLLLQIEDHMPFHEVMEVLVRDHLEDIAFNRLPVIQKATGYSIDMIKVGIEQIQTLNPYPGRGFEQRPVQRVTPDLAVEKDSDGKYIVRLLDEYVPELRISPRYARMLKENPTQETRDWIKKKVESARWLIESIEQRYSTLKKVAQEIVDHQQDFLDLGPEHIAPLKMQQIADRVGVHVTTVSRAVDEKWIQTPRGLFPLKRFFGGGTQTADGEEVAWDTIRIKLQELIDGEDKSKPLSDDALVEALAGQGLTLARRTITKYRKQMGIPSSRQRREY from the coding sequence ATGCACCTGAATATCTCGCAGCAGATGAAAATGAGTCAGCAGATGAAGCTGGCTCCGCGGATGATCCAGTCAATGGAGATTCTGCAACTGAACATGATGGCACTGAACGAACGTATCGAGCAGGAGCTGGTCGAGAACGTCACTCTGGAAGTCGTCAACAAAGATCGAGACGCGCCCGTCGATGAAGCCGACCGCGTTCTCACCCCCGACGATCCTCGCGAAGCACGAGAACTGAAGAAGGACGTTGAGGAACGGGAGCTGGTCGCCGGCAACGACACCAACAACGAGTCGGACTTCGAACGCCTGCTGGAGATCTCCTCCGAATGGCCCGAAGACAACGTGGGTTTCGGCGGGTCGAAGCCATCGTCAAATCAGATCGGCGACGACGCTGACCGTCAGCACGACGCCATGGCCAACATGACCGCGCGTCCTCAGTCGCTGCACGAGTACCTGCTGGAACAGTTCACATTCTTTTCCATCGACGACACGAAGCGGCAGTTCGGCGAATACCTGATTCAGCATCTGGATCACAACGGACGACTTCAAAGTCTGCTGCCGGAAATCGCGCAGCAGTTCAATCGCGTCTACGATGCGGCGATCACTCACGAACAGGCGGAAGACGTGCTGAGCATGATTCAGCATCTGGACCCGCCGGGCGTCGGAGCCCGCGACCACAAGGAAATGCTGCTGCTGCAGATCGAAGATCACATGCCCTTTCATGAGGTCATGGAAGTTCTGGTCCGCGACCATCTGGAAGACATCGCCTTCAACCGCCTGCCGGTCATTCAAAAGGCGACCGGCTACAGCATCGATATGATCAAGGTCGGCATCGAACAGATTCAGACGCTGAATCCTTATCCCGGTCGCGGTTTCGAACAGCGTCCGGTGCAGCGGGTGACTCCGGATCTGGCGGTGGAAAAGGATTCCGACGGCAAATACATCGTGCGACTGCTGGATGAGTACGTTCCGGAGCTGCGGATCAGTCCCCGGTATGCTCGGATGCTGAAGGAAAACCCGACTCAGGAAACTCGCGACTGGATCAAGAAGAAGGTCGAATCCGCTCGCTGGCTGATTGAATCCATCGAACAGCGGTACAGCACACTGAAGAAGGTCGCTCAGGAAATCGTCGACCACCAGCAGGACTTTCTTGATCTGGGCCCGGAACACATCGCGCCGCTGAAGATGCAACAGATCGCGGACCGCGTGGGTGTTCACGTCACGACTGTTTCCCGGGCGGTGGACGAAAAGTGGATCCAGACACCGCGCGGTTTGTTTCCGCTGAAGCGCTTCTTCGGCGGCGGTACTCAGACGGCGGACGGCGAAGAAGTGGCGTGGGACACGATCCGTATCAAGCTGCAGGAACTGATCGACGGCGAAGATAAGAGCAAACCGCTGAGCGACGATGCTCTGGTGGAAGCGCTGGCCGGTCAGGGTCTGACACTGGCTCGCCGCACGATCACGAAGTACCGCAAGCAAATGGGAATTCCCAGCAGCCGCCAGCGCCGGGAATACTGA
- a CDS encoding thiamine-phosphate kinase, translating into MTSEREFIRQLAKRFPERPPVQIGIGDDGAVIDCSNATQQIIVTDMLLDGVHFDLKHTSPGLAGRKSVAVNLSDLAAMACRPTSAFLSLAVPRSLTSPDEFLNSLYEGIAALANRYGFCVAGGDTNSWDGPFAINVCLTGVPMAANPVLRSGAKPGDVLIVTGPLGGSLTTDRHLTFEPRLAMAEWLVNNVAIHSMIDVSDGLSIDLSRMMEASGTGAILRTNRIPIHPDVSADLPFDDRLRRAFSDGEDFELLLAVSPADLSLIESAPADVGCHVIGNVTQEPGLHVITETGDRSPLQVTGWQHL; encoded by the coding sequence ATGACATCGGAACGTGAATTCATTCGCCAACTGGCAAAGCGGTTTCCCGAACGTCCGCCCGTGCAGATTGGTATCGGCGACGACGGAGCTGTGATCGACTGTTCCAATGCCACTCAGCAGATCATTGTCACCGACATGCTGCTCGACGGCGTTCACTTCGATTTGAAGCACACGTCGCCCGGCCTTGCCGGACGCAAATCGGTCGCGGTGAACCTCAGTGACCTGGCGGCGATGGCGTGTCGGCCGACGTCGGCGTTTCTGTCACTGGCCGTGCCCAGGTCTCTGACTTCGCCCGACGAATTCCTGAACAGTCTTTATGAAGGAATCGCCGCGCTGGCCAATCGGTATGGCTTCTGCGTGGCTGGCGGCGACACGAATTCCTGGGACGGTCCATTTGCGATCAACGTCTGCCTGACAGGAGTTCCCATGGCTGCGAACCCCGTGCTGCGTTCCGGCGCGAAGCCGGGAGACGTGCTGATTGTCACGGGACCGCTGGGTGGAAGTCTGACGACCGACCGTCATTTGACATTTGAACCGCGGCTGGCAATGGCCGAATGGCTGGTGAACAACGTTGCCATCCATTCGATGATCGACGTCAGCGACGGATTGTCCATCGATCTTTCGCGAATGATGGAAGCCAGCGGCACGGGAGCAATCCTGCGGACGAACCGGATTCCGATTCATCCGGATGTCAGTGCTGACCTGCCGTTCGACGACCGATTGCGACGTGCATTCAGTGATGGTGAAGACTTCGAACTGCTGCTGGCGGTCTCGCCGGCGGATTTGAGCCTGATCGAAAGCGCGCCTGCCGACGTCGGCTGTCACGTGATCGGGAACGTGACTCAGGAGCCCGGACTGCATGTCATCACGGAAACGGGTGACCGCTCACCGCTGCAGGTCACCGGCTGGCAGCATTTGTAA
- the rsmG gene encoding 16S rRNA (guanine(527)-N(7))-methyltransferase RsmG encodes MIESLTAVLLRCGVELSDESVALLDQYCERLWDWNRKLNLTRHTDPEAFVTRDLLDTQQLAEHIASGETVLDIGSGGGVPGVPMAILRPDLCITLAESSGRKAAALKAILGDLKLAIPVLAERGEDILKTRTFDTATARAVAPLKKLLPLLRPVRNSFGKLLLIKGPNWVSERKEAEAGKHLRGFTIDVLAEYATPGRDGRSVILQIVGGKS; translated from the coding sequence ATGATCGAATCACTGACAGCCGTTCTGCTTCGCTGCGGCGTGGAACTTTCGGACGAGTCCGTCGCACTGCTGGACCAGTACTGCGAGCGGTTATGGGACTGGAACAGGAAGCTGAACCTGACTCGCCACACGGATCCGGAAGCGTTCGTGACGCGCGACCTGCTGGATACTCAGCAGCTTGCCGAACACATCGCGAGCGGAGAAACGGTGCTGGACATCGGGTCGGGAGGCGGTGTTCCCGGCGTTCCGATGGCCATCCTGCGGCCGGATCTGTGCATCACTCTTGCGGAAAGCAGCGGTCGCAAGGCGGCAGCCTTGAAGGCGATCCTTGGCGATCTGAAGCTTGCAATTCCCGTACTTGCCGAACGCGGCGAAGACATCCTGAAAACTCGAACGTTCGACACCGCGACGGCGCGAGCGGTGGCTCCGCTGAAGAAACTGCTGCCGCTTCTGAGGCCCGTGAGAAACTCCTTTGGGAAATTACTGCTGATCAAGGGCCCAAACTGGGTTTCGGAGCGTAAAGAAGCAGAAGCCGGCAAGCACCTGCGCGGCTTTACGATTGATGTCCTGGCGGAATATGCAACTCCCGGTCGCGACGGCAGGAGCGTCATATTGCAGATCGTCGGCGGGAAGTCGTAG
- a CDS encoding 6-phosphofructokinase, translating to MTHAIKKVALLFAGGPAPAANAVISTCAISCLNNGIEVVGIKYGYSSLTDYTPENPLREGIDYINLHEVMLRRTRSKQGILIGTARANPGKHVTSPADLQDPEKSAPLKRVYDGLCSLGVDALVSIGGDDTLKTANKLKMFQDRLPAGSKQIPVVHVPKTIDNDYMGIDFTFGYFTAVETLGTEIRNLHADAEASRAYFVVESMGRSAGWLAYGAAIAGEASLVLSVEDIDERYASHESTPERKVMDIDKVVDKIVRVMKYRSEKQGKDYGVIVLAEGLAEFLSDDALKDVPRDEHGHISVAHVDLGKMFAKRVKAEFKKRTGVDRKVTGLQLGYESRCARPHAFDVMLGSQLGVGAYRALCEEEHNGVMVSVSGQLDLHYVPFENLVDPETLVTVVRFIPPGSDFHTLARFLETNIG from the coding sequence ATGACTCACGCTATCAAAAAAGTTGCTCTGTTGTTTGCCGGCGGTCCGGCTCCGGCCGCCAACGCAGTCATTTCGACGTGCGCGATTTCGTGTCTTAACAACGGTATCGAAGTCGTCGGTATCAAGTACGGCTACTCCAGCCTGACGGATTACACGCCCGAGAATCCGCTGCGCGAAGGCATCGACTACATCAATCTGCACGAAGTCATGCTCCGCCGGACTCGCAGCAAGCAGGGCATTCTGATCGGAACGGCGCGGGCCAATCCCGGAAAACACGTCACCAGTCCCGCGGACCTGCAGGATCCGGAAAAGTCGGCTCCGCTGAAGCGAGTCTACGACGGCCTTTGTTCGCTGGGTGTCGACGCACTGGTTTCCATCGGCGGAGACGACACGCTGAAGACAGCCAACAAGCTGAAGATGTTTCAGGATCGTCTGCCGGCCGGCAGCAAGCAGATTCCCGTGGTCCACGTTCCGAAGACGATCGACAACGACTACATGGGAATCGACTTCACGTTCGGGTATTTCACCGCCGTGGAAACTCTGGGCACGGAAATCCGCAATCTGCACGCGGATGCGGAAGCGTCGCGAGCCTACTTCGTTGTCGAAAGCATGGGACGCAGCGCCGGCTGGCTGGCCTACGGAGCCGCGATCGCCGGCGAAGCCAGCCTGGTTCTGAGCGTGGAGGATATCGACGAGCGCTATGCGTCACACGAGTCGACTCCCGAACGGAAGGTCATGGATATTGACAAGGTCGTCGACAAGATCGTCCGCGTCATGAAGTACCGCAGCGAAAAACAGGGCAAGGATTACGGCGTCATCGTCCTGGCCGAAGGGCTGGCGGAATTCCTGTCCGATGACGCTCTGAAGGACGTGCCTCGTGACGAGCACGGACACATTTCCGTCGCTCACGTCGATCTCGGAAAAATGTTCGCCAAACGCGTGAAGGCGGAATTCAAAAAGCGAACCGGCGTCGATCGAAAGGTCACCGGTCTGCAGCTCGGCTACGAATCCCGCTGTGCCCGGCCGCATGCCTTCGACGTGATGCTGGGCAGTCAACTGGGCGTCGGAGCCTACCGGGCTTTGTGCGAAGAAGAACACAACGGCGTGATGGTGTCCGTGTCGGGCCAACTGGACCTGCACTACGTTCCGTTCGAAAACCTTGTCGACCCGGAAACTCTGGTCACCGTTGTTCGCTTTATTCCACCGGGAAGCGACTTCCACACTTTGGCCCGGTTTCTGGAAACCAACATCGGCTGA